One genomic segment of Melospiza melodia melodia isolate bMelMel2 chromosome 22, bMelMel2.pri, whole genome shotgun sequence includes these proteins:
- the POLE3 gene encoding DNA polymerase epsilon subunit 3, with protein MAERPEDLNLPNAVITRIIKEALPDGVNISKEARSAISRAASVFVLYATSCANNFAMKGKRKTLNAGDVLSAMEEMEFQRFVAPLKESLEVYRREQKGKKEARKDKDKKADSEEQDKSREEDNDDDDERMEEEEPNDEEEVDN; from the exons ATGGCGGAGAGACCGGAGGACCTGAACCTGCCCAACGCCGTCATCACCCGCATCATCAAGGAGGCG CTTCCTGATGGAGTCAATATTTCCAAAGAAGCCCGGAGCGCGATCTCCCGAGCAGCGAGCGTGTTTGTGCTCTATGCAACATCATG TGCAAATAACTTTGCCATGAAGGGGAAGAGGAAAACCCTGAATGCTGGGGACGTGCTCTCTGCCATGGAGGAGATGGAGTTCCAGAGATTCGTGGCCCCTCTGAAGGAATCCCTGGAAG TTTACAGGCGGgagcagaaaggaaagaaagaggccAGGAAAGATAAAGACAAGAAGGCAGACTCGGAGGAGCAAGATAAGAGCCGAGAGGAggacaatgatgatgatgatgaaaggATGGAGGAGGAAGAACCAAACGATGAGGAAGAGGTGGACAACTGA
- the ALAD gene encoding delta-aminolevulinic acid dehydratase — protein MQADSVLHSGYFHPVLRSWQGTATTFDASNLIYPIFVTDSPDAVEQIPSLPGQARYGVNKLEGMLRPLVEDGLKCVLIFGVPSKVHKDERGSAADAEGTPAIQAIRKIHSTFPELLIACDVCLCPYTSHGHCGILREDGTIQNELSCQRLAEVALAYAKAGCHIVAPSDMMDGRIAAIKQALISNDLGNKVSVMSYSAKFASCFYGPFRDAALSKPAFGDRRCYQLPPGARGLALRAVDRDVREGADTLMVKPGMPYLDLVRDVKARHPTHPLAVYHVSGEFAMLWHGAQAGAFSLEAAVQEAITAFRRAGADIIITYFTPQLLRWLREAAGRH, from the exons ATGCAGGCAGACTCTGTTCTCCACAGTGGCTACTTCCACCCCGTGCTGCgctcctggcagggcacagccaccaCCTTTGATGCCTCCAACCTCATCTACCCCATCTTTGTCAC TGACAGCCCTGATGCCGTGGAGCAAATTCCCAGCCTTCCTGGACAAGCCAG GTATGGAGTGAACAAGCTGGAGGGGATGCTGCGGCCCCTGGTCGAAGACGGCCTCAAGTGTGTGCTCATCTTTGGGGTGCCCAGCAAGGTGCACAAG GATGAGAGAGGCTCTGCTGCTGATGCCGAGGGCACTCCTGCCATCCAGGCCATCAGGAAGATCCACTCCACCTTCCCAGAGCTGCTGATTGCCTGTGATGTCTGCCTGTGCCCTTACACTTCACATGGGCACTGTG GCATCCTGCGTGAGGATGGCACCATCCAGAACGAGCTCAGCTGCCAGCGCCTGGCCGAGGTGGCACTGGCTTATGCCAAAGCAG gctgccaCATCGTGGCCCCCTCGGACATGATGGACGGGCGCATTGCAGCCATAAAGCAGGCACTGATCTCCAACGACCTGGGCAACAAG GTCTCGGTGATGAGCTACAGTGCCAAGTTTGCTTCGTGCTTCTACGGCCCCTTCAG GGACGCGGCACTGTCCAAACCGGCCTTTGGGGACCGGCGCTGTTACCAACTGCCCCCGGGCGCCCGCGGGCTGGCCCTGCGCGCTGTG GACCGGGACGTGAGGGAGGGCGCGGACACGCTGATGGTGAAGCCGGGGATGCCCTACCTGGACCTCGTGAGGGACGTCAAGGCTCGG CACCCCACGCACCCGCTGGCCGTGTACCACGTCTCGGGGGAGTTCGCCATGCTGTGGCACGGGGCGCAGGCCGGCGCCTTCAGCCTGGAGGCGGCGGTGCAGGAGGCGATCACGGCCTTCAGGCGCGCAG GGGCCGACATCATCATCACCTATTTCACACCGCAGCTTCTGCGCTGGCTGCGGGAGGCGGCGGGCCGGCACTGA
- the HDHD3 gene encoding haloacid dehalogenase-like hydrolase domain-containing protein 3, whose protein sequence is MLRLRLLTWDVKDTLLRLRQPVGQSYAAEARAQGLQVQPEALGRSFREVYGAQSRRFPNYGHGQGLSSRQWWLDVVKQSFKLSGVQDEAALTKLAEKLYRDYCSSNNWELLPGAAETLSRCRQLGFRMGVVSNFDGRLEAILSNCNLRHHFEFVLTSEAAGFAKPDGRIFEQALRLGGARPEQAAHIGDDYSRDYRAARAAGMHSFLLRAAGHAEGPEVPPEHVLPTLSHLLARIEKE, encoded by the coding sequence ATGCTCAGGCTGCGCCTGCTGACCTGGGACGTGAAGGACACGCTGCTGCGGCTGCGGCAGCCCGTGGGCCAGAGCTACGCGGCCGAGGCCCgggcccaggggctgcaggtgcaGCCCGAGGCTCTGGGGCGCTCCTTCCGCGAGGTGTACGGAGCCCAGAGCCGGCGCTTCCCCAACTACGGCCACGGCCAGGGGCTCAGCTCCCGGCAGTGGTGGCTGGACGTTGTCAAACAGAGCTTCAAGCTCTCGGGCGTGCAGGACGAGGCAGCCCTGACGAAGCTGGCAGAGAAGCTCTACCGCGACTACTGCAGCTCCAACAACTGGGAGCTGCTGCCGGGAGCGGCCGAGACCCTGAGCCGGTGCCGCCAGCTCGGCTTCCGCATGGGAGTGGTGTCCAACTTCGACGGGCGGCTGGAAGCCATCCTCTCGAACTGCAACCTGCGGCACCACTTCGAGTTCGTGCTCACCTCCGAGGCCGCGGGCTTCGCCAAGCCGGACGGGAGGATCTTCGAGCAGGCGCTGCGGCTCGGCGGGGCGCGGCCCGAGCAGGCGGCTCACATCGGCGATGACTACAGCCGCGATTACCGGGCGGCCCGGGCCGCGGGCATGCACAGCTTCCTGCTGCGGGCGGCCGGGCACGCCGAGGGGCCCGAGGTGCCCCCCGAGCACGTCCTGCCCACGCTCAGCCACCTCCTGGCTCGCATCGAGAAGGAGTAG
- the BSPRY gene encoding B box and SPRY domain-containing protein translates to MARAERLRNKLVERCERIQLQSAAIARHVDEVLPAKDQDVQSAASAARELVVQRLLLVGKACENEEQRLLERVHAEEERAHQSILTQQVHWTEALHKLGALRTYLVDMITSLDDQGLLRAEQEIFERTELAEGILEPQESLKLNFNQSCVQSPLLHRLWACAVLCCLTGSQEIHIDEKTLSPHLSLSEDKRTLTFSPKKAKVDSGCPERFDHWPNALATAPFHSGVCAWKVSVEQSCAYKLGVCYSSVPRKGSANEGRLGFNAASWVFSRYDKEFRFLHAGQPQPVELIKAPAEIGVLLDFAGGELLFYDPDSCAILFSHRQPFLEPVFPVFAVAHQSISLGPRA, encoded by the exons ATGGCCCGGGCCGAGCGGCTGCGG AACAAGCTCGTGGAGCGCTGCGAGCGGATCCAGCTGCAGAGCGCGGCCATCGCCCGGCACGTGGACGAGGTGCTGCCAGCCAAAGACCAGGACGTCCAG AGCGCGGCCAGCGCGGCGCGGGAGCTGGTGGTGCAGAGGCTGCTCCTGGTGGGCAAGGCCTGCGAGAACGAGGAGCAGCGGCTGCTGGAGAGGGTGCACGCCGAGGAGGAGAGGGCACACCAGAGCATCCTCACCCAGCAGGTGCACTGGACAGAGGCTCTGCACAAGCTGGGTGCCCTCCGCACCTACCTGGTGGACATGATCACCAGCCTGGATGACCAGGGCCTGCTG CGTGCAGAGCAAGAGATCTTCGAGAG GACAGAGCTGGCAGAGGGAATCTTGGAGCCCCAGGAGTCCCTGAAGTTAAACTTTAATCAGAGCTGTGTTCAGAGTCCACTGCTGCATCGACTGTGggcctgtgctgtgctctgctgcctcACAG GCTCACAGGAGATTCACATCGATGAGAAAACCCTGAGCCCCCACCTCAGCCTGTCAGAAGACAAGAGAACCCTGACCTTCAGCCCCAAGAAAGCAAAGGTGGACTCGGGCTGCCCCGAGCGCTTTGACCACTGGCCCAACGCTTTGGCCACTGCCCCTTTCCACTCGGGGGTGTGTGCCTGGAAGGTCAGCgtggagcagagctgtgcctacaaGCTGGGAGTGTGCtacagctccgtgcccaggaaggGCTCTGCCAACGAGGGCCGCCTGGGCTTCAACGCCGCCTCCTGGGTGTTCTCACGCTACGACAAAGAATTCCGGTTCCTGCAcgcggggcagccccagcccgtgGAGCTGATCAAGGCCCCCGCAGAGATCGGGGTCCTGCTGGACTTTGCAGGGGGGGAGCTGCTCTTCTACGACCCCGACTCCTGCGCCATCCTCTTCTCCCACCGGCAGCCCTTCCTGGAGCCCGTGTTCCCCGTCTTTGCCGTGGCACACCAGAGCATCTCGCTGGGCCCCCGTGCGTGA